DNA sequence from the Candidatus Hinthialibacter antarcticus genome:
TTCACATACCAATAAGGATTTTTTTTTTACGATTACTTCATAAATGCGAAAAAGGCGGTTAAGAGCAAATGTCATTAACTTAAGGGGTGGCAAGCCAAGGCATAGTAAAGTGAGAGCAGACCTTGATGCAACGAAATCAAAATATCAGGCCTGTAGGGGCGCAACGTGTTGCGCCCGAATCCCCCCTGGCGCTTTCAGCGCCGTCCCCCCTTAAAAAGGGGGGCTAAACGTCTTAAGTCAATGACATTGGGTTAATGGCTGGGGGCGTTCATGCAAAAAAATGAGGAATTCTCAAACTTTGATTTCGAGAACTTCTAAGCCCGAGGCTTCGTCGACTTGCTCGGCGTGGCCGCATTCGGGGCAGATGTGCAGGTGTCCGACCAGGTCGTCGGCTTCGACGGTTTCGGTAAAGTTACAATTTGGGCAGGTTTTTTCGACAGAGTAGGCTTCAACGATGAGTTCGGATCCTTGCAACGGCGTATCGACAGTCAACATTTCAAAGGCCTGAATCAACGCGCCCTCTGAAAACGTACTTCCACGGCGTAGGCGGACGGACTTTAATTGATTGGCGCCCTTTGACTCTAACTCTTTCTTGAGCTGGTTGACCAAATCTTCGACGATAGAATATTCGTGCATGAGGGCGACTCCCTTATTGGCAATGTTGGCTGGCTTCGTTATGATGAAGTCGTATGTTCGTGATATTATATAGTGGCTGGTTTTATCTGACTTGAAAAGGACTACCGCAACTGCGGAATATGAAATGATGTCTCTGTTTAAATGGTTTAGTTGTGCAATTCTCATCACCCTGTCAATTCATGCTTGGGCTGACCGGGTGCATCCTCTCTCATTGCCTGAGATCGCCGCATCCGCCGCAACCATCTTTGAAGGCGAATGCGTTGACATTCGCAGCGGCGTTGATGAACAGAGCGGCCTCTTGGCGACTTGGTACACCTTTAAAGTCACGAACCGCATCAAAGGCGATTTGAGCGAAACCTTCACCTTCAAACAATACGGCGGCAGCGACGGCGAGCGCAGGATTGCGTCTCCCAGCGCCCAATATGAAAAAGGCAAGACGGTGATTGTCTTTCTATATGGAACTAGCAAGATTGGTTTTTCTAGCGCCGTGGGGCTGACCCAAGGCAAATTCAGCGTAATCGAACACCCTGCGACAAAAAAAATGGTGGTCAGCAACGGCATGCCAGCGGCGATTTTATTTAAGAATACGCCATTTCTGCCTGCGGCCTACGACGGGCAGGGCAAGCGATTGCAAGGGGCCAAACAATTACAAGCCAAACAACTCGACCACAACGAATTTATCGCTGTGGTACAAGAACTCATTGAATCCGCCAGCAAAGACGCGAAAAAAGAGAAAGAATGACTACTGATACGCCGACATCTACCACATCCTGGACGCCTTTGCAAATCGCGTTTCTGATCATTCTCGCTATCTCATGCGCTGGTCTGGTCTGGAACGCCTATGCGCCCGCAGACATTCCCTTCGCCGATCTGAAATTTGAAGCGTTGGAAGGCGACTCGGAACCGCTGATTAATATTGGCTGGAACCAGCGCCCCCTACAAATTCAAAATAAAAACTACCCCATCGGCCTGGCTGTCGAGACCGACTCGCTGATTGAGTTGCGCTATTTGCCGAATGGATACCGCTATTTCTCGGCGGAGATTGGCGTCTCGGCTGACGAAGCGGCGGGCGGGCCGAACGGGATCGTATTCACCGTGCTCTCTGAAGGGACGGTGTTGTATCAAAGCCCGGTGATGCGCCCGGGGATGCCGCCGCGTTTGGTGTGGGTTCCCGTGCTCGACCGGCAGACGCTCGCGTTAAAAACCGAACGCGCCAGCGACGATGCGCCGGGCGGACGCGCCGTGTGGGCACTAGCGCGGTTTGTACATCACTAAGAATGACCACCTCCTATGCAACCAATTATTCTTGCTCATGGATTTCTTGGCTTTCGGCGCTTTCTGCTCTGGAAACATTTCGACGGCGTTGCCAAAGCGTTGCGTAAAGCGGGCTATACCGTCTTGCAGCCGCTGGTTCACCCTACCGACTCGATCCAAAACCGCGCCTCGCAACTCGACCGCGCTATACGCGCCGCGTACGGCCCCGATGAACCCGTACACATCTTCGGACACAGCATGGGCGGGCTGGATGCGCGTTTCATGGCCTCGCCGAACGGGCTAAACCAAGGGCATCGCATCCGCACTATCACCACAATCGGCACGCCGCATCATGGGTCTCCGGTGGCGGATTGGATTCCTGAATTATTGATCCCCGTCTTCTGCGGCGGGGCATACATCTTGAGCAATATGCCGTTCGACCGCGACAGCCGTCGCCTCGTGGGCCGCATTGGCGAGAAGCGCTTTAACGGATTGCGGCAACTGCGCCCCAACTATATCGAGGGCGAGTTCAATCCAAATACGCCTGACCACCCTGCTGTGTATTACCAGTCGTATGCGGGATGTCTGGATGAAAAACGGGTCGGGTTTCCCCGTACGTTCTCGTGGCGGCGCATGAAAGGCATCGCGGGAGATAACGACGGGATGGTCCCGGTGAACTCCGCCAAATGGGGCGAGTTTCGGGGCGAGATTTCTGCCGACCACGGCGCTTTGGTGGGGTTGCGGATTGTTCCATTCATCAAATCGCATCATAACCATATTGCGTTTTTTTTAGACTTGGCGAAAGAACTGAGCGAGCGGGACGCCAGACAAGCGTCTCATACAACTGCGCAACTCAATGAAGAATTAAAGAGTCCACATGAATAAAAAGCCGTTATCTCACCGTTCTCCCTGCGTTGGAATTTGTCAGTATGATCCTGACGCGGAACTGTGCGTCGGTTGTTTTCGTAATTTCGCTGAGATTAGCGATTGGCGCGAGTTGCCGCCCGAAGAGCAACAGCGAATCATGCGTGAAGAACTGCCGAAGCGCGCCAAACGATATTCCAAGTCCTTCGAGAATAAATACCGCTAAACAAACAACCGATCAATCGGCTTTTTTTGATTAGGGATTCCCCTGTCTGTGGACTGTGGTAATCTGTATTCAATTGTCTTAATTCTGGTTTATCCGGTAAGTGAGTACCTACATTGATGGATAGCCATATTTTTGACAAACCCTCTAAAAAAGACAAACCAAATCGAGCAGAGTTGTACCCATGCCTGATACAGCGAAAGATCAGGAATTCACGAAAAGGCGTCAAAAAACGCAATTCAATTTGTGATAAAGTACCTATATACTGGAAGAATCTTAATTCTATTTATTTGTATTCCCGTGGGAGGTCGTACGAATGATGCGTAGATGCGCTCTGTATCTATTCTGCGCCATATTGTTTTCTATTTGCGCTCTTGAAGTCTATTCTCAAAATGCGGGCAGTCGTATTGCGCCTCTCATCCAAACCATTGAAGACGGAAACCCAACCGAAGCCATTGAACGCCTCACGGCAATCAATGGGCCATTTTCTGCCCAAGAGCGCACCCTGGTTTTGCAGACCTTGAGCCGCATCGCGCCCGGCGGCGAGTGGGTCCTGTTTTTACGCGAACTTTGTGCGCGCAACCCCAAAGACGCTGATTACCGCTACACGTTAGCGCGTACCTGTTGGCGTTCCGGCGACGACAAGGCTGCGCTTTTTGAATGCGAAGCGGTGTTAGAACTCGCGCCCAACGATCCGTTATTGTTGTATCGAATCGCTGCCATTGCCTACGCGGCGAATGAATATCCCAAAGCCAAAGAATGGTTGAACCGCTTGTTGGAGGTGAAGCCCAATGACCTCAATGGGCTATTGTTGTTGGGGACGTTGCTCGCTCGCGACGGCGAAGATGACGCTGCCCGCAAGCAGCTGTTGCGTGTAATAGAATTAGACTCGAGAAATTATCTGGCGTATTTTGAATTGGGGAAACTCGCCAACCGGGTAGGCGACAGCGAAGAAGCCGAGCGCTACCTACGCGCGGCGATTGAAGGGTATCCCTTTTTTCGCGAGGCGGTGAACGCGCTGCTGGTTGCGCTGTCTCGTCAGAAGAAAATCGAAGAGCTGCAACAGATGCAGGAAATCTTTGAACACTTGCGGCAGTGGCCCGAAGTAAAACTCAACCGGATGTTATATGCCTATCGCAATCCCGCGAAAGTTCCTTCAGAAGAGGCGGAGCAATTAGTCATTGAACTGAGCCAGGTAAAACGCCCTGACCTGGCTGAACGCTACACCCGCTACCGCATGGACAAGGGGCTGGCTTCCCTGCAAGAAAAACTGTTGTTGTCGCGCCTTTATTACAACGAGCAAGATTACAAAAAAACAATCAAAATTTTAGACGCGCTTGCCCCGGAAGAGTTTGGACAGTCGCTCTTGTATGTATATTTGAGAACGCTCACCTTGATGCGGGTGGGGCGCATGCCGGAAGCGCAAGCGTTTTATAAAACGTATGCGCCGAATTTTCCTGATTCAGACGAACTGCAATCCATCGGCGCGGTTTTCCAGGAGGCGCTCTCCAGCGCGGGCGGCGTGGTTTCTCCAAAAGATTATGCCATTCGCTTTGTTGATGTATCTCAACAATCAGGGCTGCAAACCTTTCAGCATATTTTAGGCTCTCCCGAAAAACCGTGGATCACCGATGCGATGGGGTCGGGCGTCGCCGTCGGTGATTATGACAACGATGGAGACGATGATATTTATTTCGCGAACGGACGCCCTCAACTCAATCAGCCCGATGAAAAATGGCGCAATGCGTTGTTCAGAAACGATGGTGGAACCTTTGTAGATGTAACCGGCCCCACCGGCGTGGGCGACTTGGGGTTTGGTATGGCCTGCCTGTTTGGCGATGTGAACAACGACGGGTGGTTAGACCTGTTCGTCGGCAACATCGGCGCCAATGCGCTTTACATCAATAATGGCGACGGTACGTTTTTGGACGCAACAAAAGAGTCGGGTCTTGATGACCAGGGCTATTGCGCCGCCGCTGCCTTTGTTGATATCGACCACGACGGCGACCTCGATTTATACGTGGGCAACTACATCGAGTTTGACGAAAAAGCCGACGGCGAAAAGCGTTTTAATTATCACGGCGAAGATGTCTTTGTCGGGCCGCTGGGGTTTGATGCGCAGCCAGACTTGCTCTACATCAACGATGGCAAGGGCGCCTTTACTAACAAGGCCAAAGAGTTGGGCTTGCCGCAGGAATACAGCCGCGCCATGGGCTCCGTGTTTTTTGATATCGAAAATGACGGCGATTTGGATTTATACATCACCAACGATTCGACCTACAACACCGTCTTAGAAAACCAGGGCGATGGACATTTCAACGACGTGAGTTTTCCGTCCGGCGGGGCGTTTACCGAGAGCGGCGTCGAAGGCGCCAGCATGGGCATTGGCCCCGGCGACTTTAATAACGACGGCTTCATTGATTTGTATATCACATCATACGAACGGCAGACGGATGTTCTCTTTCAAAACCAGGGCAACGGATTTTTGACGGACGTCACCAGCCGCACCGGCCTTGCATCCAGCCGCATGTTGATTACCTGGGGCGTTGCGTTGTGCGACTTCGACGCCAACGGCTGGCTGGATGTCTTTACCGCCAATGGCCACATGTATCCACAAGTCAGAAAACTGGATATCGATTTGGTTTACGAACAGGGCGCTTCATTTTATAAAAATTCCGACGGACGTTTTGAAGATGTTTCCGACAGCGCGTTGCATTCATCCTACAAACCCGAGAGTGGACGCGGCGCCGCGTTGCTCGATTTTGACAATGACGGCGACATGGATGTTGTCATTAATAATATGGACGCCTCGCCGACGTTGTTAGAAAACCGCAGCCCGCACGGCGCCTGGTTGCAAGTCAAACTCGACGCGACCAGTGCTCAATCATACGGCGTACGCGTTGTCGCTCGCAAAGGCGATCAGGTTTGGATGCGGCTGGTAGACGGCGGTTCTGGCTATCTCTCACAGAACAGTTCGATATTGCATTTTGGTTTTGGCGACGTAAAAGAAATTGATTCGCTCACCATTGATTGGCGGCATCTCTCGCCGCAGGTGATCGAAAGCCCAAGTCTGAACCAGCGATTGGTTGTTTCGCCCGGCGGGGAATAAACTCAATCGAAGCATAGTTGTAAGTACATTATGATTCGTCGATGCCTTGCGGTTTGCGTCCGACCGTGTAGGCGACGATTACCAAAGCAACCCCTCCGCCAATGTTCAGCGTCCAGGCTGGAGCAACATTCACAGATAACAAACAAATGGCGGCAACCGCCGCTGCTGTCAGCGCGTACGGCAACTGGGTGTTGACGTGAGATGTGACGGTGCACCCACTCGCGGCGGACGAAAGAATGGTGGTGTCGGAAATCGGCGAACAGTGGTCGCCGAAAATCGCGCCGCCTAAGATGCTGCCGACGGTTGCGTTTAAAATTTCCGGGTTGGATTCGCTAAACGGCAACGCCAACGGCATGACGATGGGGATCAGAATTGACATTGTGCCGAAACTGGTCCCGGTCGAGAAACTAATCACCGCTGCGCAAATAAACGTCACAACAGGTAAATACGCGGGGTTGAAATCTGCGCCGAGGATCGACGCGACGAACGCGTCCGTCCCCAGTTCGGTACAGACCGAGCCGATGCTCCAGGCGAGGGTCAGGATCATACAAATAGGAAACATAG
Encoded proteins:
- a CDS encoding FG-GAP-like repeat-containing protein, whose amino-acid sequence is MMRRCALYLFCAILFSICALEVYSQNAGSRIAPLIQTIEDGNPTEAIERLTAINGPFSAQERTLVLQTLSRIAPGGEWVLFLRELCARNPKDADYRYTLARTCWRSGDDKAALFECEAVLELAPNDPLLLYRIAAIAYAANEYPKAKEWLNRLLEVKPNDLNGLLLLGTLLARDGEDDAARKQLLRVIELDSRNYLAYFELGKLANRVGDSEEAERYLRAAIEGYPFFREAVNALLVALSRQKKIEELQQMQEIFEHLRQWPEVKLNRMLYAYRNPAKVPSEEAEQLVIELSQVKRPDLAERYTRYRMDKGLASLQEKLLLSRLYYNEQDYKKTIKILDALAPEEFGQSLLYVYLRTLTLMRVGRMPEAQAFYKTYAPNFPDSDELQSIGAVFQEALSSAGGVVSPKDYAIRFVDVSQQSGLQTFQHILGSPEKPWITDAMGSGVAVGDYDNDGDDDIYFANGRPQLNQPDEKWRNALFRNDGGTFVDVTGPTGVGDLGFGMACLFGDVNNDGWLDLFVGNIGANALYINNGDGTFLDATKESGLDDQGYCAAAAFVDIDHDGDLDLYVGNYIEFDEKADGEKRFNYHGEDVFVGPLGFDAQPDLLYINDGKGAFTNKAKELGLPQEYSRAMGSVFFDIENDGDLDLYITNDSTYNTVLENQGDGHFNDVSFPSGGAFTESGVEGASMGIGPGDFNNDGFIDLYITSYERQTDVLFQNQGNGFLTDVTSRTGLASSRMLITWGVALCDFDANGWLDVFTANGHMYPQVRKLDIDLVYEQGASFYKNSDGRFEDVSDSALHSSYKPESGRGAALLDFDNDGDMDVVINNMDASPTLLENRSPHGAWLQVKLDATSAQSYGVRVVARKGDQVWMRLVDGGSGYLSQNSSILHFGFGDVKEIDSLTIDWRHLSPQVIESPSLNQRLVVSPGGE
- a CDS encoding hydrogenase maturation nickel metallochaperone HypA; this translates as MHEYSIVEDLVNQLKKELESKGANQLKSVRLRRGSTFSEGALIQAFEMLTVDTPLQGSELIVEAYSVEKTCPNCNFTETVEADDLVGHLHICPECGHAEQVDEASGLEVLEIKV
- a CDS encoding NPCBM/NEW2 domain-containing protein, with the translated sequence MTTDTPTSTTSWTPLQIAFLIILAISCAGLVWNAYAPADIPFADLKFEALEGDSEPLINIGWNQRPLQIQNKNYPIGLAVETDSLIELRYLPNGYRYFSAEIGVSADEAAGGPNGIVFTVLSEGTVLYQSPVMRPGMPPRLVWVPVLDRQTLALKTERASDDAPGGRAVWALARFVHH
- a CDS encoding DUF1289 domain-containing protein, whose product is MNKKPLSHRSPCVGICQYDPDAELCVGCFRNFAEISDWRELPPEEQQRIMREELPKRAKRYSKSFENKYR